Proteins from a genomic interval of Salmo salar chromosome ssa14, Ssal_v3.1, whole genome shotgun sequence:
- the LOC106569247 gene encoding E3 ubiquitin-protein ligase RNF152, whose amino-acid sequence MIMEPVSQQSPMLECQICLNCYNLQHRPKLLDCQHTCCSVCLTQMKMSLSELRCPWCRSVTTLPPGVSVSQLPDDPDTMAVISVPSPPEYTPVFFKQLPSNTCYLSIDQERATVPGEHSGRHLLAGQTKEMSPVPVSDEGSPGLGEEHGEREEGCCKSSFTTRAGLVVLLGFVLLLLVYIVLHNMNCIYKRFTMISCA is encoded by the coding sequence atgATTATGGAACCTGTCTCACAACAAAGCCCCATGTTAGAATGTCAGATCTGTCTGAACTGCTACAATTTGCAGCACAGGCCCAAGCTCCTGGACTGCCAACACACCTGCTGCTCTGTGTGCTTGACCCAGATGAAGATGAGCCTGAGTGAGCTGCGCTGCCCCTGGTGTCGCTCTGTCACCACCCTGCCACCTGGGGTCTCCGTCTCCCAGCTCCCAGATGACCCGGACACTATGGCCGTCATCTCTGTCCCATCCCCCCCAGAATACACACCTGTCTTCTTCAAACAGCTGCCTAGTAACACCTGCTACCTGTCTATAGACCAAGAGAGGGCTACAGTGCCTGGTGAACATTCAGGTAGGCACCTACTGGCTGGGCAGACAAAGGAGATGTCTCCCGTGCCTGTGTCTGATGAGGGAAGCCCAGGGTTGGGGGAGGAacatggggagagggaggaaggttgTTGTAAGAGCTCGTTCACGACCAGGGCAGGCTTAGTGGTTCTTCTGGGTTTTGTCCTACTCTTACTTGTGTACATTGTACTGCACAACATGAACTGTATTTACAAACGGTTCACCATGATATCCTGTGCCTGA
- the LOC106569274 gene encoding glutamate decarboxylase 1 isoform X2, protein MDYLQLPESITEKSTPGGQILAESKQRSSSDNINSPQTSDNTCIPKDFSCIYNKDLLPALSGEDTTKDFFQELVNILLSYVCKSFRRSSKVLDFHHPHQLREGLEGFSLELPDQPENLEQLLVDCRDTLKYGVKTGHPRFFNQLSSGLDVIGLAGEWLTSTANTNMFTYEVSPVFILMEEVLLRKMQEIVGWSEEEGDGVFCPGGTMSNLYSVLLARYHFFPEVKTKGMTALPRLILFTSAHSHYSVKKSAAVLGIGSENVVVVKCNDRGKMIPAELESSIITAKDQGCVPFYVNATAGTTVYGAFDPLNAIADICESHGLWLHVDAAWGGGLLMSKRHRVKLQGIERAWSVTWNPHKMMGAPLQCSAILVKKRGLLKDCNQMCAEYLFQTDKHYDTSYDTGDKTIQCGRHVDVFKLWLMWKAKGSEGFGSQVNKCLENAEHLFDKLKQRPDFELVFKSKPEHSNVCFWYIPPSLRNMPPGPERNRRLHEVAPKIKAKMMEQGMAMIGYQPLGDKVNFFRCVFSNPATQTEDVDYLLEEIASLGHDMQNASGLRPICESGLRPLYESDCGSD, encoded by the exons ATGGATTACTTGCAGCTACCAG AAAGCATCACAGAAAAATCTACACCTGGTGGGCAGATTTTGGCAGAGAGTAAACAGAGAAGCTCCTCTGACAATATCAACTCTCCACAAACAAGTGACAACACCTGCATACCCAAGGACTTCAGCTGCATATACAACAAAG ATCTACTCCCTGCTCTCAGCGGTGAGGACACAACCAAAGATTTCTTCCAAGAGCTGGTGAACATTCTCCTCAGCTATGTCTGCAAGTCGTTCAGACGGAGCTCCAAAGTCCTGGACTTCCACCACCCTCACCAACTCAGAGAGGGCCTGGAGGGCTTCAGTCTGGAGCTCCCAGACCAGCCCGAGAACCTGGAACAACTCCTGGTCGACTGCAGGGATACCTTGAAGTATGGAGTCAAAACAG GTCACCCACGCTTCTTCAATCAGCTGTCTTCAGGGCTGGATGTCATCGGTCTAGCCGGGGAATGGCTGACGTCTACCGCCAACACAAACAT GTTTACTTATGAAGTGTCCCCAGTGTTCATTCTGATGGAGGAGGTTCTACTGAGGAAGATGCAGGAGATTGTGGGTTGGtcagaggaagagggggatggtGTTTTCTGTCCAG GTGGGACCATGTCCAAtctgtatagtgtactactggCCAGATACCACTTCTTCCCTGAAGTGAAGACCAAAGGGATGACTGCTCTGCCCAGGCTAATCCTCTTCACATCAGCACAT AGTCATTATTCAGTCAAGAAATCTGCAGCAGTCCTTGGGATAGGAAGTGAAAATGTTGTGGTGGTGAAATGTAATGACCG GGGAAAGATGATCCCTGCAGAATTGGAGTCAAGTATCATTACTGCCAAAGATCAG ggtTGTGTCCCATTCTACGTCAATGCCACAGCAGGCACCACTGTGTACGGAGCCTTTGATCCTCTCAATGCCATCGCAGACATCTGTGAGAGCCATGGACTCTGGCTGCATGTTGAT GCAGCCTGGGGAGGAGGACTGTTGATGTCCAAGCGGCACCGTGTGAAACTACAAGGGATTGAACG AGCCTGGTCTGTGACTTGGAACCCTCATAAAATGATGGGTGCTCCGCTTCAATGCTCAGCCATACTGGTGAAGAAAAGG GGCCTCTTGAAAGACTGCAATCAGATGTGTGCTGAATACCTTTTCCAAACTGACAAGCACTACGACACCTCTTATGACACCGGAGACAAGACCATTCAGTGTGGCAGGCATGTTGATGTCTTCAAGCTCTGGCTCATGTGGAAGGCCAAG GGTTCAGAAGGCTTTGGATCACAGGTCAATAAATGTTTGGaaaatgctgagcacttattcGACAAACTTAAACAAAGACCAGACTTTGAACTCGTCTTCAAAAGCAAA CCTGAACACAGCAATGTGTGCTTCTGGTACATCCCACCAAGTCTGAGGAACATGCCACCAGGTCCTGAGAGGAACAGGAGACTCCATGAG GTGGCACCAAAGATCAAAGCCAAGATGATGGAGCAGGGGATGGCCATGATTGGTTATCAGCCGCTTGGAGACAAAGTTAACTTCTTCCGATGTGTCTTCTCCAACCcagccacacagacagaggatgtGGACTACCTCTTGGAGGAGATCGCTTCTCTTGGTCATGACATGCAGAATGCATCAGGATTGAGACCAATTTGTGAATCAGGTTTGAGACCACTTTATGAATCTGATTGTGGCTCAGATTAA
- the LOC106569274 gene encoding glutamate decarboxylase 1 isoform X1: MDYLQLPESITEKSTPGGQILAESKQRSSSDNINSPQTSDNTCIPKDFSCIYNKDLLPALSGEDTTKDFFQELVNILLSYVCKSFRRSSKVLDFHHPHQLREGLEGFSLELPDQPENLEQLLVDCRDTLKYGVKTGHPRFFNQLSSGLDVIGLAGEWLTSTANTNMFTYEVSPVFILMEEVLLRKMQEIVGWSEEEGDGVFCPGGTMSNLYSVLLARYHFFPEVKTKGMTALPRLILFTSAHSHYSVKKSAAVLGIGSENVVVVKCNDRGKMIPAELESSIITAKDQGCVPFYVNATAGTTVYGAFDPLNAIADICESHGLWLHVDAAWGGGLLMSKRHRVKLQGIERAWSVTWNPHKMMGAPLQCSAILVKKRQGLLKDCNQMCAEYLFQTDKHYDTSYDTGDKTIQCGRHVDVFKLWLMWKAKGSEGFGSQVNKCLENAEHLFDKLKQRPDFELVFKSKPEHSNVCFWYIPPSLRNMPPGPERNRRLHEVAPKIKAKMMEQGMAMIGYQPLGDKVNFFRCVFSNPATQTEDVDYLLEEIASLGHDMQNASGLRPICESGLRPLYESDCGSD; the protein is encoded by the exons ATGGATTACTTGCAGCTACCAG AAAGCATCACAGAAAAATCTACACCTGGTGGGCAGATTTTGGCAGAGAGTAAACAGAGAAGCTCCTCTGACAATATCAACTCTCCACAAACAAGTGACAACACCTGCATACCCAAGGACTTCAGCTGCATATACAACAAAG ATCTACTCCCTGCTCTCAGCGGTGAGGACACAACCAAAGATTTCTTCCAAGAGCTGGTGAACATTCTCCTCAGCTATGTCTGCAAGTCGTTCAGACGGAGCTCCAAAGTCCTGGACTTCCACCACCCTCACCAACTCAGAGAGGGCCTGGAGGGCTTCAGTCTGGAGCTCCCAGACCAGCCCGAGAACCTGGAACAACTCCTGGTCGACTGCAGGGATACCTTGAAGTATGGAGTCAAAACAG GTCACCCACGCTTCTTCAATCAGCTGTCTTCAGGGCTGGATGTCATCGGTCTAGCCGGGGAATGGCTGACGTCTACCGCCAACACAAACAT GTTTACTTATGAAGTGTCCCCAGTGTTCATTCTGATGGAGGAGGTTCTACTGAGGAAGATGCAGGAGATTGTGGGTTGGtcagaggaagagggggatggtGTTTTCTGTCCAG GTGGGACCATGTCCAAtctgtatagtgtactactggCCAGATACCACTTCTTCCCTGAAGTGAAGACCAAAGGGATGACTGCTCTGCCCAGGCTAATCCTCTTCACATCAGCACAT AGTCATTATTCAGTCAAGAAATCTGCAGCAGTCCTTGGGATAGGAAGTGAAAATGTTGTGGTGGTGAAATGTAATGACCG GGGAAAGATGATCCCTGCAGAATTGGAGTCAAGTATCATTACTGCCAAAGATCAG ggtTGTGTCCCATTCTACGTCAATGCCACAGCAGGCACCACTGTGTACGGAGCCTTTGATCCTCTCAATGCCATCGCAGACATCTGTGAGAGCCATGGACTCTGGCTGCATGTTGAT GCAGCCTGGGGAGGAGGACTGTTGATGTCCAAGCGGCACCGTGTGAAACTACAAGGGATTGAACG AGCCTGGTCTGTGACTTGGAACCCTCATAAAATGATGGGTGCTCCGCTTCAATGCTCAGCCATACTGGTGAAGAAAAGG CAGGGCCTCTTGAAAGACTGCAATCAGATGTGTGCTGAATACCTTTTCCAAACTGACAAGCACTACGACACCTCTTATGACACCGGAGACAAGACCATTCAGTGTGGCAGGCATGTTGATGTCTTCAAGCTCTGGCTCATGTGGAAGGCCAAG GGTTCAGAAGGCTTTGGATCACAGGTCAATAAATGTTTGGaaaatgctgagcacttattcGACAAACTTAAACAAAGACCAGACTTTGAACTCGTCTTCAAAAGCAAA CCTGAACACAGCAATGTGTGCTTCTGGTACATCCCACCAAGTCTGAGGAACATGCCACCAGGTCCTGAGAGGAACAGGAGACTCCATGAG GTGGCACCAAAGATCAAAGCCAAGATGATGGAGCAGGGGATGGCCATGATTGGTTATCAGCCGCTTGGAGACAAAGTTAACTTCTTCCGATGTGTCTTCTCCAACCcagccacacagacagaggatgtGGACTACCTCTTGGAGGAGATCGCTTCTCTTGGTCATGACATGCAGAATGCATCAGGATTGAGACCAATTTGTGAATCAGGTTTGAGACCACTTTATGAATCTGATTGTGGCTCAGATTAA